ATTTGCAACAAATTATTGCATCCAAGCTTTAAAATTAAAAGAGAATATTTAGTAAAAACCAACTTCGACCTTAGCGATAGCGAAATTAATTTTTTAAACCAGAATGTTATACAGCTTAATAAGGTTAAATCTACACAAAAAATTAAAAAAATCGGTACAAAAACGTATATTGTAATAGTTTGACAAGGATCTAATCATCATGTTAAAAAAATTTTTTCAACAATTAACAAAAAAGTAACCAAACTAAAAAGAATAAGTTTTGCGAATATTAAACTTGGAAATTTAAAACCGGGAAATTGGCGAAGATTGACAAATAAAGAAATTGAAATTTTAAAAACTCAAGTTAAGAAAACCTCTTAAAACTTACTTTTAGTTTTGTTCTTGGCAGGAAAAACAAAAATATATCGTAATATATAGTCTTCTTTA
The sequence above is a segment of the Mesomycoplasma flocculare ATCC 27399 genome. Coding sequences within it:
- a CDS encoding pseudouridine synthase, yielding MAKIRINKFLSKMGICSRRKSEKLILQNRIKINGQIAKIGQKVDKNDVVELDNLKIIEKPLIFWYAFNKPKNYITSRFDPENRPTIMEFFDKNTYIFPVGRLDFKTTGLILITNDGKICNKLLHPSFKIKREYLVKTNFDLSDSEINFLNQNVIQLNKVKSTQKIKKIGTKTYIVIVWQGSNHHVKKIFSTINKKVTKLKRISFANIKLGNLKPGNWRRLTNKEIEILKTQVKKTS